The proteins below are encoded in one region of Takifugu rubripes chromosome 1, fTakRub1.2, whole genome shotgun sequence:
- the mid1 gene encoding E3 ubiquitin-protein ligase Midline-1, which produces METLESELTCPICLELFEDPLLLPCAHSLCFNCAHRILVSHCTPSEPIQSISAFQCPTCRYVITLNQRGLEGLKRNVTLQNIIDRYQKASQSGPNSPKETRREGAVPDSRAMTSPGDRVPCQFCEQDPPQDAVKTCITCEVSYCDECLKATHPNKKPFTGHRLMEPLLDSHLRGIMCAEHEDEKVNMYCVTDEQLICALCKLVGRHRDHHVAALGDRYDKLKESLESNLNNLIKRTSDLESLMGKLIQTCQHVEVNASRQENKLLEECDLLINIIQQRRQIITTKIKEGKAVRLRKLAQQIAGCKQCIERSSSLITQADQALKEADHTRFLQTAKSICERVSMATASSQVLLPEINLNDTFDTFALDFTREKKMLENLDYLTAPNPPVIREELCTASYDTITVHWTSDDEFTVVSYELQYAIFTCQSNVVSLCNSADSWMIVPNIKQNHYTVHGLQCGTKYIFIVKAINQAGNRSSEPAKLKTNSQPFRLDPKSAHRKLRVSHDNLTVERDETSAKKSHSQDRFTSHSSYGVTGNVYIDSGRHYWEALIGGSTWFAVGVAYKSAPRHEWVGKNSASWVLSRCNNSWVARHNSKEMPVEPPPHLRRLGILLDYDSGSLSFYDAVSSQHLYTFDVAFAQPVCPVFNVWNRCLTILTGLPIPDHLEGTDYNK; this is translated from the exons ATGGAAACGCTGGAGTCGGAGCTGACCTGTCCAATCTGTCTGGAGCTATTTGAGGACCCGCTGCTCTTGCCCTGCGCTCACAGCCTTTGTTTCAACTGCGCCCACCGCATCCTGGTGTCACACTGCACGCCCAGCGAGCCCATCCAATCCATCAGCGCCTTCCAGTGCCCGACCTGCCGCTATGTCATCACCCTCAACCAGAGGGGCCTAGAGGGACTCAAACGCAACGTTACGCTGCAGAACATCATTGACCGTTACCAGAAGGCATCGCAAAGCGGACCCAACTCTCCCAAAGAGACGCGACGCGAGGGAGCCGTCCCCGACAGCAGAGCCATGACGTCACCCGGCGACAGGGTGCCGTGTCAGTTCTGTGAGCAGGATCCTCCTCAGGATGCCGTGAAGACCTGCATCACCTGCGAGGTGTCCTACTGCGACGAGTGTCTCAAGGCCACCCACCCCAACAAGAAGCCGTTCACGGGTCACCGCCTCATGGAGCCTCTGCTGGACTCCCATCTGCGGGGGATAATGTGCGCGGAGCACGAGGACGAGAAGGTCAACATGTACTGTGTGACCGACGAACAATTGATCTGCGCATTGTGCAAGCTGGTTGGTCGACACAGGGACCATCACGTGGCGGCCCTCGGCGATCGATACGACAAACTCAAG GAATCCTTGGAATCTAACCTCAACAATCTAATCAAGAGGACCAGTGATTTGGAAAGTCTGATGGGTAAACTTATTCAAACCTGCCAGCACGTCGAG gtaaATGCATCCAGACAGGAAaacaagctgctggaggagtgTGACCTGCTCATCAACATCATACAGCAGCGAAGACAAATAATAACCAccaaaataaaagaaggaaaG GCCGTGCGGCTGAGGAAGCTCGCCCAGCAGATAGCCGGCTGCAAGCAGTGCATCGAGAGGTCCTCTTCCCTCATCACACAAGCCGACCAGGCGCTCAAGGAGGCGGACCACACTCGTTTCCTCCAAACTGCTAAAAGCATCTGTGAGAG ggtttccatggcaacagcatctTCACAAGTGTTGTTACCAGAGATAAACTTGAATGACACATTTGATACTTTTGCTCTGGATTTCACACGGGAGAAGAAAATGCTTGAAAATTTAGATTACCTCACAG CACCGAATCCTCCAGTAATCCGCGAGGAGCTGTGCACAGCTTCGTACGACACCATCACAGTTCACTGGACGTCGGACGACGAGTTCACCGTGGTGTCCTATGAACTTCAGTACGCCATCTTCACCTGCCAGTCCAACGTCGTCA GTTTGTGCAACTCTGCCGACAGCTGGATGATTGTACCAAACATCAAGCAGAACCACTACACTGTGCACGGGCTCCAGTGCGGAACCAAGTACATCTTTATTGTGAAAGCCATAAACCAGGCGGGAAACCGCAGCAGCGAACCAGCAAAACTCAAAACTAACA gtcAGCCCTTCAGGTTGGACCCAAAGTCAGCTCACCGAAAGCTGAGGGTGTCTCACGACAACCTGACGGTGGAGAGGGACGAGACGTCGGCCAAAAAGAGCCACAGTCAGGACCGATTCACGAGCCACAGCAGCTACGGCGTGACGGGAAACGTCTACATCGACAGCGGGCGCCATTACTGGGAAGCTCTGATTGGAGGAAGCACATG GTTTGCAGTGGGAGTTGCATACAAGTCGGCGCCGAGACACGAGTGGGTGGGCAAAAACTCGGCCTCCTGGGTGCTGTCCAGATGCAACAACTCGTGGGTGGCGCGCCACAACAGCAAGGAGATGCCCGTGGAGCCCCCGCCACACCTGCGACGCCTGGGAATATTGTTGGACTACGACTCCGGATCTCTGTCTTTCTACGACGCTGTGAGCTCGCAGCACTTGTACACGTTCGACGTCGCTTTTGCTCAGCCGGTCTGTCCTGTGTTTAACGTGTGGAACAGATGTCTGACAATCCTCACCGGACTCCCCATCCCAGACCACTTAGAGGGGACAGACTACAACAAGTGA